One Paroedura picta isolate Pp20150507F chromosome 3, Ppicta_v3.0, whole genome shotgun sequence genomic window carries:
- the GHRL gene encoding appetite-regulating hormone — protein MSLRTAALAVLLVFLIWSETTAAGSSFLSPEPKAQQRKPPPKPATKLHRRDVGTILDVHKTEGDTNEIQIKLKVPFEIGMEVSEEQYNKYGQILEQFLEDIHTEDIKENQEKK, from the exons ATGTCTCTCAGAACTGCAGCTCTTGCTGTACTTCTTGTTTTCTTGATCTGGTCAGAGACCACGGCTGCCGGCTCCAGTTTTTTAAGCCCTGAACCTAAGGCACAG CAACGAAAGCCTCCCCCAAAGCCTGCAACAAAACTCCACCGCCGAGACGTGGGAACCATTTTGGATGTGCACAAGACTGAAGGGGACACCAATGAAATACAAATAAAG CTTAAAGTTCCCTTTGAAATTGGTATGGAAGTCTCAGAAGAGCAGTACAACAAATACGGACAAATTCTGGAGCAGTTTCTGGAAGACATACATACTGAGGATATTAAAG AAAACCAAGAAAAAAAGTGA